ATCCCATATTTTTTTTATCTGAAGCGATCCGATTGATTAATATTAAAATCAATCGAAAATTAATTTTATCCCGCCCCAACGATCAATTAAAATCGCGCCTTTCCGACAACACCTTGTCTGCCAGCACCTTAAAATCTCAAAATGCTACTGGCCCGGCGGCCGGGAATATTCGCCGGCCATTATTGTCTCAAATTGGCAGGCTGTTTTCAAGGGTTTTCCGTGAAGAATTAGAAAAGGAAGTGATTTAATGAAAAAGATTGTCGCAAATAACGGTTTTACCATCATGGAGGTGCTGGTGTCAATCATTATTCTGACCCTGTCACTTCTTCTTCTTCTCAATATGGCAATGGTCGCCCTGGAGGGCAATGACTGGTCCAACCGGGCCACCGAATCGACTCAGCTTCTGCAACAGAAACTCGAGGAACTTCGGACCGGAACCAATATTACCAGCGGTATCGACACCATTAACAGTATCCAGCGAACCTGGAACGTTTCCACCGTTGCCGATCATCTTCGGAAAATAGACATAACCGCATCATGGCGGAATCGAAGCGGCGATTTGCTTCAGAATTCCCTGGCGGCATACGTACGAACCGACAGCATATAGGTGGTTATATGAACCGTGCCTTATTAAAACTCAAGTGTCACGGGGGCATAAGTCTGATGGAGACGCTGATTGCGCTCTTTCTAACCGGGCTGGTGATCACGACTGTCTTTAAAGTCTATGTCAACCAGCATAAAAACTGGGCTATCCAGGAAAACGTAACCGACGTACAGCAAAACCTGCGGGCGGCCATTGATGAACTCAGCCGCCAGATTCGAATGGCAGGTCACCGCCTTCCCCTTGGCCTGGATGGGATTGCCGCTTACAATGCCGATCCCGATACCATTATCGTCACCTACGTGGGAAGTAACAGCTCCCAGGCCGTTCTTGACTCGGATATGGGGGGCTCCGGCTCCGATCTGGATTGCAATGGATCGGATTTGAGTGGTTTCGAAGATGGGCAATTGGCCTATATCTTCCAGCCCGACTCCGGTGGCGGCGAATTCTTTGCTGTGCAGAGCATCGATATCGGCAATTCCCGCATAAGCCCGACAACCAATTTAACACGGGCCTATCCCAAAGATGCCGTTGTCCTGGCCGACCTGCAGAGAATCAAATACTATGTCGACAACAGCGACACTCTGCATCCCAACCTGATGATCATTCTGCCGGGCCAAACACCGGCGGTCTATGCCGAAAATATCGAGGATTTGCAGTTCCGGTATCGGATGAAGAACGGTTCGATCATCGATCAACCGGTCATTATCGATGATATCCGGGCGGTATCGGTCGGTATCCTGGCGCGTTCCAATAACCCGGATCCCGACATAACCGGTGATCCCTATCAACGTCGTTTTACGTCGACAACCATAAATTTAAGGAATTTTTAATTGAATACGGATCGAACCATACCAATAATGCCGTGTTTCTTTCCGTCCGAAAAGGGGTAGGAGATGAATTCGAGAGGACTTAACTATGGCCGGGGTGCCGGATTGAACATCCCCGAAAAAAGACTGTCTGGTGAAAAAGGTATCTCATTGATGGAAACTCTGATTGCTCTCTTTCTGGCCGGACTGGTCATTACGACCGTCTTTAAGGTCTATATCAGCCAGCACAAAAACTGGGTCATCCAGGAACAGGTTACCGATATGCAGCAGAACGCTCGCGCCGCAATCGATGAATTGGGCCGCCAGATCAGAATGGCCGGACACGGTTTGCCTCTGGGTATGCCCGGGCTGGAAGCCTACAATGCCAATCCGGATACGATCGTCATCAATTATGCCGTTGGCGGCTGCGATGCCGTAATCGAACATGCCATGCCCAATCCTTCCGCGGAATTGCGTTGCGATGGGCATGATGTCTCATGTTTTCAGGAAGGTCAGTGGGTCTTTATATTCCAGCCGGATTCCGGCGGGGGTGAGTTTTTCGAAATCACCAATGTCCAGACCAGCTCTTCTCATATCCAGCATAATACCATGACGCTCTCGCGATCATATCCTGCGCAATCCATCCTGATCGCCATGGAACAGGTTAAGTATTATATCGATAATACTGATACTGCCCACCCTAATCTGATGCTTAAACTGCCGGGCCAGGCGGCACAGGTGTATGCCGAAAATATCGAGGATTTGCAGTTCCGGTATCGGATGAAAAACGGCTCCATTATTTCTTCCCCGGTCATTATCCCTGATATCCGGGAGGTGGCCATCGATCTGGTGGCCCGGACTGATAATCCCGATTCGGATTTCGCCGGCGATCCCTACCGGCGAAGAACCTATTCTTCCAACGTTAATTTGAGGAATTTTTAAATGATGTATTGCTCGATCATGATTTTGGCTCTCGACACACGGCATCCGACAGGAGGTGCAAGATGACGCTTTTTAGAAAAATGGGTGAGAATCGAGGAATGGCGGCTTTCATAGCGCTCGTTATAATGGTCATGTTGACGCTGATCGGCGCGGCCGCTATCAAGCTGGCCAACGATGAAATCAGCATTGCCGGAAACGAAATGAAGGAAATGGGCGCGTTTTATTCCGCCGAAGCCGGTCTTGACAAAGTGGCCGCCTCAATCCAATCGCAGTACGAATCCACCGGCGCTCCCCCGACCACCCTGCCGTCGGGTAGTGAAAGCCTCGGTAATTTCAGTTTCGCCTATAATACGGTGGACAACGGCGCCGCCGTACAACGAACCCTGACCCAGGGAACCCTGGC
The Candidatus Zixiibacteriota bacterium DNA segment above includes these coding regions:
- a CDS encoding prepilin-type N-terminal cleavage/methylation domain-containing protein, whose translation is MKKIVANNGFTIMEVLVSIIILTLSLLLLLNMAMVALEGNDWSNRATESTQLLQQKLEELRTGTNITSGIDTINSIQRTWNVSTVADHLRKIDITASWRNRSGDLLQNSLAAYVRTDSI